The genomic region GATCGTTGGCACCGCTATGTTCTCTATTACTCGAAAACTTAAAGCGCTCAAGTCTATTTTTCGGGAACAATGGAGGAAAAAATGGGACTTATCACAAAATGTTGAATTGGCTAAAGGGTTCCTAGAGAAGGCACAAATGTTGGTTAGTGCCAGCAGACAGGACGAGCTCTACCTTTCGTTGGAACATTGGTGCAAGGTAGTGCTTGCCAAAGCGGCAAAACTTGAGCAGATCATGTTACAACAGCGGGCTAAGATCCAATGGATGAAGAGAGGTGATCAGTGCTCTCGagtgttttttcaaaaaattgctCAGAAGCGAGCGAATAAACGGATCCtacaaattaatgatgccCAGGGAATCCTTCACACGACACCAGAAGAGGCTATACAGAAATTTGTCTCCTAATATCAATCTTTGCCAAGAGGGGAAAGGCGACAGCAGGTGATGGATCTCCGATATCTTAGACCATGGGCACGGCATAATTTAATGGAGAAAGAGGTTGCTTTTTTCACTGCCCCTTTCTCAGGAGAGGATGtcaaaaatgcaatatttgaTATCGCTAAGGATAAGGCACCAGGACCGAATCGGTATTTCTCAGGCTTCTATAAAGCCGCTTGGCCTGTGGTTGGCGAGGAAGTTTCCAAAGCAGTTCtggatttttttatgacaGGGAGAATTCTTAAACAAATCAATAGCACAATTTTGGCGCTCATACCCAAGGTACACTCTCCCATGTCTGTTGCTGACTATCGACCAATTTCATGTTGTAATGTACTTTATAAGATTATTAGAAAACTCATTGTCAAAAGGTTGAGTGCGGTTTTGGACAAGATTATAAACCCCAGTTAGGCTGCATTTGTCCCCGGGTGGAGCATACGGGACAATATTCTATTAGCAGAGGAGCTATTCAGTGAATACAAACAAGCCCGACGGCCACCTAGGTGTGCATTAAAGGTTGATATTCGGAAGGCGTACGACACTGTAGAATGAAACTTCCTATTATCTGTACTAcagttatttgggttcccgGATATGTTCAATAAATGGgttgaggagtgtgtcacaACACCCTCATTTTTGGTTGGGATGAATGGCAAACCACATGGTTTCTTTCTTGGGGCACGAGGACTGAGACAAGGTGATCCCCTCTCTCCATATCTCTTTGTGCTAGTAATGGAGGTGTTGCA from Sesamum indicum cultivar Zhongzhi No. 13 linkage group LG3, S_indicum_v1.0, whole genome shotgun sequence harbors:
- the LOC105158725 gene encoding uncharacterized protein LOC105158725, which gives rise to MDLRYLRPWARHNLMEKEVAFFTAPFSGEDVKNAIFDIAKDKAPGPNRYFSGFYKAAWPVVGEEVSKAVLDFFMTGRILKQINSTILALIPKLFGFPDMFNKWVEECVTTPSFLVGMNGKPHGFFLGARGLRQGDPLSPYLFVLVMEVLHMGFLQLIEQDMNFTFYWKCEASKVFQLGFADDQLLFCRANTESIRALKDGLDRFALWFALRLNAEKSHLIISKSAQNVKEQLLVVLGFLEGHLPMRYLGLPLISSRLSISDCQPLLTKIDACFNGWEGLTLSYACRL